A segment of the Candidatus Sumerlaea chitinivorans genome:
TCATGACGCAACACCGACTACTTTCCGAAGAAGTGATTCAAGGAGCCCTCCAGAAGCTTCCGAGCTGGCATCGGGAGGAGGGGAAAATTATTCGCGACTACACGTTTGCAGACTTCCGGCGCGCGATCGAGTTTGTGAACCTCGTGGCTGAATTGGCGGAACAAGCGGACCATCATCCCGACATTTTGATTCATGGCTGGAACAAAGTGCGCATCACGCTCACAACTCACAGTGCTGGGGGTATCACCCAGAACGATATTGAGCTCGCGCGGAAAATAGAGGAAATTGTGGTGCTATGACGCGCCCCTTGCCTCAGTTCGGTGGGGTGGGTTCTGCTGCCAATAGTATGTGCGAGTCACAAACCATCGCGACGAGGGTTGGCGAGTAGCCCAGCGTAACAGACGGGAGTTCTCTTGATTTTTCTCTCGCTCATTGTGTGCCTTCCCGCGAGGGTATTGCAGACCATCCGGTTCTGAGGAAAACGCAGTGGAAAGCCAATCGAAAGATTGTAGAGAAGCCTTTGACCATAGGGCAACAACAGCAGCTCCGCAGGTTCGTCCAGTCAGCATAGCCCACGGTCTTGTGAACTTCGCCTTGGTGGTGTGGGCATGGGGACTTGTGCTTTATTTCTTAGTTCGGGAAGGCGCGTTGCCGCTTTCGCTTTTGTGCCAGAAGCTTTCTTGGGTTTGTGGTCTGCTGCCGGGATTTCTCGTGAACGCCGAAACGACGGGCGCCGTGCCAATTATTTTCCCCAGCTTATTTACGGAAGATTGGCATTGGTGGTGGGCAAATGCTCCGTGGAGCGCGCTCGCGATTGCAGCCGCAATGGCTACGGGCTATTGGCTTTTGGGCGCCTTGCTGCTTGATAGCATGGAGCATGCAATGACCCCCTTGGGCCGTCATGCTCTCGCCCTTGCGCTCGGAATGGGGGTTGCTGGTGTCGCGTTTGAACTTGTGACGCTTGCCCATCTTCTTTACCAGCCGGTTGTAGTCGTGGTGTGGGCAGTATTACTGGGAGGTGCAGCCGTGCTCCGATGGCTGCGCCCCCGGTGGTACCTCGGAAAATTAGCGGTTTCCGAGAGCTGGAAACAGCACGAAAAACGTAAAGAGCTCGCGCTGGAGTATTACTCACGTAAGCTTGTCGTGCCACTCAAGACGCGTTCGGCCCGGATCTACTGGGTCGCGTGTTGGGTTGCCATTGTCGTCATCTCTGGTTTAACGCTGCTTCACGGCATCGGTCTTCCAGAAACCTACTGGGATTCCTTAATTCTCTACGTCGGCTATGCCCGCAAAATCTTCCTTCAACACGCATTTCCAACGAAAGTGGTAGGCCAAGTTGGAATCGGCTTAGGCGCAAACTATCCGCATCTTTATCCCATACTCACAGCCCAAACCGCAACTTTGGCAGGATTTTGGCACGACGCATTTGCTCAACTGTTGCCACCCCTCGCTGGGCTCGCGAGTTGCCTACTGCTCTACGCCTTGCTCGAGGAAATGACGCGTGATCGTCTCCTTGCTGTGTCGGCGGTCCTACTTTTTCGGGCAGTGCCGTATGGTATCGCCTATTTCCAGTACGCAAGCGATTATGCGATCGCGATCCTGTTCACCAGCGCCTTCCTCTATTGTGCAGCTCAGTACCTTCGCACGGGACTTCGTGGGCCGCTTGTTCTCATGTGGATGTTTGCGGCTTTCGCAGTACACATCAATTACCTCATGTGGGTGTTGTGGCCTGTTGCGCTCCTGGCCACGCTTCTTGCGCACGTTAAAGGGGGAAGCTGCGAAGGACACGGCGAGGAACCTCGTAGACGCTACCGATGTCATTCCAACGCAAACGATCCCGATTCCCTCGTAGGGGAGTTGGAGGACTAC
Coding sequences within it:
- a CDS encoding Pterin-4-alpha-carbinolamine dehydratase, coding for MTQHRLLSEEVIQGALQKLPSWHREEGKIIRDYTFADFRRAIEFVNLVAELAEQADHHPDILIHGWNKVRITLTTHSAGGITQNDIELARKIEEIVVL